A single region of the Streptomyces virginiae genome encodes:
- a CDS encoding MASE1 domain-containing protein: MGRLGSTVLRIAAVAAVYYGAAQIGLLQQLVRDQVTPLWPPTGVALAALLVMGLRVWPGIALGAFLVNVSLGPSLLSVLVITAGNTLAPVCAALMLRRAGFRNDLDRLRDVLALVFLGALAGMSISSTIGSGVLVLSGALDAGDFWPTWSVWWTGDAMGILVVTPFLLVLRKARWPVRAGIGRWFEAVALAIGTVFVTLLATRTRDSNLLFLVSPFLIWAAFRFRLAGAAPCALAVVTLAILAADGDRGPFVGEDVVASMVTLQAFNGTTALTALLIAAVITERDRTHEEIKQLCARLAEVVSRMEPRPDTYRHPPEDRPPP, from the coding sequence ATGGGTCGTCTCGGGTCCACCGTGCTGCGCATCGCCGCCGTCGCCGCCGTCTACTACGGGGCGGCGCAGATCGGCCTCCTCCAGCAGTTGGTGCGCGACCAGGTCACCCCGCTGTGGCCGCCCACGGGCGTCGCCCTGGCCGCGCTGCTCGTGATGGGGTTGCGCGTCTGGCCGGGCATCGCACTCGGCGCGTTCCTGGTCAACGTGTCCCTCGGGCCGTCGCTGCTCTCCGTACTGGTCATCACCGCGGGCAACACGCTCGCTCCGGTCTGCGCCGCTCTGATGCTGCGCAGAGCCGGGTTCAGGAACGACCTGGACCGCCTGCGGGACGTCCTGGCACTGGTCTTCCTCGGCGCGCTCGCCGGGATGTCCATCAGTTCGACCATCGGCAGCGGTGTCCTGGTGCTCTCCGGAGCACTGGACGCGGGCGACTTCTGGCCGACGTGGTCGGTGTGGTGGACCGGTGACGCGATGGGAATCCTCGTCGTCACGCCGTTCCTGCTGGTGCTGCGCAAGGCCCGGTGGCCGGTGCGGGCCGGTATCGGCCGATGGTTCGAGGCGGTGGCGCTGGCCATCGGTACGGTCTTCGTCACGCTCCTGGCGACACGGACGCGCGACTCGAACCTGCTCTTCCTCGTCTCGCCGTTCTTGATCTGGGCGGCCTTCCGCTTCCGGCTGGCCGGGGCGGCGCCGTGCGCGCTCGCCGTGGTGACGCTGGCGATCCTGGCCGCCGACGGCGACCGAGGTCCGTTCGTCGGCGAGGACGTCGTCGCCAGCATGGTCACGCTCCAGGCGTTCAACGGCACGACCGCGCTGACGGCGCTCCTGATCGCGGCCGTCATCACCGAACGCGACAGGACGCACGAGGAGATCAAACAGCTCTGCGCGCGGCTCGCGGAGGTGGTGTCCCGGATGGAGCCGCGGCCCGACACGTACCGACACCCGCCGGAGGACCGTCCGCCGCCGTGA
- a CDS encoding PP2C family protein-serine/threonine phosphatase, producing MRGHRPEQPDNVQELLVALGQLVDQALDRIEYQRARVELAEALQRHMLPPGLPELPGLRLAARYAPSRGGLEVGGDWYDAFVMHDGSLGLTVGDVQGHDVEAIAFMGQVRTSLRALAQTTSDTQEVLGRANDLLIAMGRGLFATCCFLRFDPVSRDLTVSRAGHVPMVWATANGRHGIALDRGGPPLGVVPGERYPVTHRRLTEAGVLVLLTDGVVEGPHYPMEAGLAEVEKLVRAGFDADPDVLASAVVKVADLTGHRDDAAVLVVRYDGPREPD from the coding sequence CAGGCCCTGGACCGGATCGAGTACCAGCGGGCCAGGGTCGAACTGGCCGAGGCTCTGCAACGCCACATGCTCCCACCCGGACTGCCCGAACTGCCCGGGCTGCGACTGGCCGCCAGGTACGCGCCCTCACGAGGCGGTCTGGAGGTCGGCGGCGACTGGTACGACGCCTTCGTCATGCACGACGGGTCACTGGGACTCACGGTCGGCGACGTACAGGGCCACGATGTGGAAGCCATCGCCTTCATGGGGCAGGTACGCACCAGCCTGCGCGCCCTCGCACAGACGACGAGCGACACCCAAGAGGTACTGGGCCGCGCCAACGACCTGCTGATCGCCATGGGGCGCGGCCTCTTCGCGACCTGCTGCTTCCTGCGCTTCGACCCGGTCAGCCGCGATCTGACGGTCTCCCGGGCCGGCCACGTGCCCATGGTCTGGGCGACGGCCAACGGCCGCCACGGCATCGCGCTCGACCGCGGCGGCCCCCCGCTGGGCGTCGTGCCCGGGGAGCGGTATCCGGTGACCCACCGGCGTCTGACCGAGGCAGGGGTGCTCGTCCTGCTCACCGACGGAGTGGTGGAGGGCCCGCACTACCCGATGGAGGCCGGTCTGGCCGAGGTGGAGAAGCTGGTGCGCGCGGGGTTCGACGCCGATCCCGACGTGCTGGCCTCCGCCGTCGTCAAGGTCGCCGACCTGACGGGACACCGCGACGACGCCGCGGTCCTCGTCGTCCGCTACGACGGCCCGCGGGAGCCGGACTGA